A window of Bos mutus isolate GX-2022 chromosome 3, NWIPB_WYAK_1.1, whole genome shotgun sequence genomic DNA:
tttcagataaggaaacagacagGCTGTGACTTGCCGCCTTAAATTAGATAGGTATTAATTTGGCAGAATCAGAATAAAAACCCAGGTTTCTCTGACAAGCTGAGATTTGCTGATCTTATGGGCAGAGGATCGCCGCTAGCTATAGCCAGGGTCAGATGGAGCCCTAGACCATAAGGattacgctgctgctgctgctaagtctcttcagtcgtgtctgattctgtgcgaccccatagacggcagcccaccaggccccgcagtccctgggattctccaggcaagaacactggagtgggttgccatttcctcctccaatacatgaaagtgaaaagtgaaagtgaagtcgctcagtcgtgtctgaccctcagtgaccccatggactgcagcctaccaggctcctctgtataggGAAAGACAAATCCGAGGAGGTGGGGAGAGTTGGAGGCTTCATGGAATGAGATTATTGCCTGGTTCTGGACAagaaagatggatttagaaaggTGGATGGAGCCAGCAGAAATCACTCTAAGCAAGTGACAAGCTACATACTGGGAGAGAAGTGTTTGATCCATGCCACAAAGGATTCAGATTCAGCATAAAGAAACCCAtaagtcaataagaaaaagataagtCACCTATAGAAAAATGGACAACAGATAGGAAAAAGCCTTTCACCAGGGAAGAAATCCACATgaccaatatattttaaaagggcaACATTACAGCATGGGCTGGGGCAGGGCTTTTCAAACTGAATATGCATTTGAACCtccttgttaaaatgcaggttctggCTTGGGTCTGGATGAGATTCCATCTCTCATACATGATGAGGTCCTGCTGGTCTGAGGACCATACATTTAAGAAATGAGGAGATAGGTAGAGGTAATGTGTGAACTTTTCAGTCACCCACGTCTATAATGCAGCTGTGCCTCCTTTCAATTGTGAACCTTGGGCAAGTAACAATgtttctgtgcctcaatttcctcaactgtgaaatggagataacaatAGTCTCCCTCACTTGTGGTCGGGAGGACTAAGTGGGTTAACATATGTAACACGTGTAGTGCAGCATGTGACAAAACAAGTGTTCAATACATGTTAGCAACTGGTGGTGGCCTAGGAGTTACTAGAGAAACGCAAACTAAACCGTAGTGAGATACCATTTCTCACCCACCAGAGGCGGATGTcagaaagtctgacactttcaAGACTGAGGAGACAGAAACTCTTGTCACTGCTGATGGGGGTGCAAACCAGTACAGCCTCCAGGAAGAGTGGTCGGGTAATATCCGGTGAAGTTGGGGGGCCCTGCAGGGTGATTCtagatgtatgtgtatgtgtatttctaGAGAGTATGTAAAACCTAGCCACTGGAAGCATACGCGGCATGTTGGAGAAACTGGTTggctctggggagggagggaaggaataatacaactggggaaaaaaagaggactaCAGTTTTGCTATACTTGATGGAAAGATGACTAAATTTTAACATTATTATCTCTggatggtgggcttccctggtggctcagatggtcaagaatctgcccgcaatacgagagacccgggtttaatccctgggccaggaagatcctctggaggagggcatggcaacccactccagtattcttgcctggagaattcgatggacagaggaggctggcgggcttgaggccatgtggtggcaaagagttaaacaggactgagcaactcagcacagaaACATACACATCTCTGGATGATGGATACATGATTATTTGTTATATTAGTCTTCcaaattttttatatttccttacgtttttaaattttgtttttcagggAAAGAGAGGGGGAAGAAGGGAGACATTAGAGCAAGTGGACTGAGTGGGTCTGGTATAGTGTTGGGCGTTGAGTGGGGAGGACAAACAGATCCATCTACGGGGGCACCACTTTTCTTCAGGAATGAGGGGAAAAGAAGTTTAGAgagacagatgagaaagctgaaacTCGGGTTAAGTGACGTATCATTTTAGTGgaaaatacatattctttccaCATAGGTTATGTATTTCATTGAACAAACATCAGTGAAAACATGATCCCTGCTTTTTAGCCACTGGAACCTTAATTCTGGGTATTTCTGCCTGGATTTTCATGCAGATGGGGGGACCTCCATCTCATCATCGATGTGGGGGAAAATCACACACTGAAAAATTCCTGAGTTCAGCTTCCCTCTCAACCCCGCACTGTGTGATTCAAGGGCAATTTCTCACTCTCTGAacctcaggctcttctgtcacATAGAGAATTCTGGTGTTGGAGCGTGGCTGTCAGCCTGCAGAGGGGGAAGAGGCCAGGCCGGAGCAGGGCCCTCCTGCCCTTTCCTCTTCTTGGGAGGCAGTCTGGGAGGAGCCTGCCCACAGGGAGGGTGCAGCTGGGAGAGGCCTCCTGTCCTTCCTCCTCCTGGCTACCCCTGGTGACAGGCCGGGAACCTGCCGAGTTTTCTGCATTGCCAGGGCTGGAGACAGGAGCTGGGAGCCAGAGACATGAACAAGATCTTCCCCCAGGTAAGAGCTGCCCTGAGACGGTTCCTGACctggggcaggggggcggggtgCAAACACCAGGCTAAGCGTGGGCAGTAAAGAGGGGAGACACTGAGATGACTCGGGTCCCCCACCGCCCCGGAGGTTCTCTACCAGGTTGTAGGGAGACGCAACAGGTGAACCAGGTACATGGTTCAGGTGGTGAGAGCTGGGAGGGGACAGGAGGCCAGGGGAGGGAATGATTGACATTAAGGGGGCCGCCTGGGGAGCTTCTCCAAGGGGGTACCCCCTGAGCTGGTTTGAAGGATGAACGTTTGCCAAATGGGCAGTGGAGGAAAAGGCTTTCCAGGAGAAGAGCACAGTACAGGCCAAGGCGTGGGAACATAAAGTAGACACGAGTGTGGAGCAGCCGAGTGGGAGGGCCAGTGTTCCCACCCAAGGCTCTTGGTGACGCTTCTGGGAAACTTTTCAGTCCAGCTCCCTGAGGCTggacctcccctcccctcagcccaCCCCACATTCTGTTCTCTTGGGCAGGGGGATGCCAATGGCAGTGCTGCTGCTGGAAGCAAAGCCCTCCCTGGAGGGGAAGGTAAAGGCCGGGGGGCCTGGGGCCAGCCCCTCCCTCGCATGGGACTCCCTTGATGCTGGGCTGTTGCTATGGAGACACAGAAGCGGCTCCCTAAGGCTCCCTCTGTCTCTCAGGCCTCTGCCCGTTGTTCATGTCATCCATTCCCAGTGTCCCGGCCATCTGTACCAACAGCCATTTGCTAAATGCATAAGCACATGTGAGCACATACTGTGCGCTGCCCACCCCGCAGACATACAGTGCCCCCCAAACCCATAGAGGAGAGAGCTCTAGAGTCCAGTCCCTGACTCAGGGTGACTCAGGTGGGTCTCCACCTCTGAGGGATAAGGTGGGAGGGATCTCacgtttattgagcacctactctgtgtccAATCTTGACTCTCACTTGACCACTGAGGGGAGAGACCCAGAGAGGAGCTACTACTAATAACTATCAAGGATCAAGGCCCTACTGTGTGCCCAGCAACATGGGGCCTCTTCTATACCCAATGGTCAGCTCTGAGGAGGTCTCCTGTTAGGTGCAATAGCAGATGAGGCAGCTGAGGTGACGTGAGGTCGGGTGGTTCAGCTGAACTGGGATCCCGCACGGATGGGAGGCGTGAGGCAGGGTTCAAGTTCGAATTAGGGTCCCTTGGCTTGCAGAGCCCCAGTAACTTTTTGCTCCACACTGGCGCTCGTTTATTTCAAGCCTGCTTCATGAAGGGCCTGGTGTGGAATAATGGGCTCCTTTTCCCGTCTGTCCCCAGGGGAATCAGCACTTAAGGGCTTTCAGGCTTTGAAGTGCGACCTTCACCTGGCCATGGCCCCCGAGACGCTTCTGTGACCCCTCCTGCCCAACCTGTGCTGTGCAAATATTTGAGAAGCAGCTGCTTGGCTGACCGACCAGGACGCTTCTCCTTGCCAGCCTTCTCGCTGTCTCCCTGGTTACCCGAGTTTACAAGGGAGCCACCAACCGAGgctgcagggaatgtgggttttaGATTTATGCTgcgtctcctcctctgtctcccttccCAAGGTACACCCACCCCAGGCTTCAGCCACACTTGCTGTCCCCCATATGCCATCAGGACCTCTACCCTCCTGCGCCCTCTACCTGGACTGCGCTCTCCTTGCACCTTCCCCTCACCCGCCCATGGAAATCCCATCCTCCTTCAAGCACCCAGGACACCTCATTCACCACACTGGTCACCTGGCTGTGCGAGCAGCTGGGGAACAGGTACTGGTCTGACTGATAGACCAGCGCAGAGCAGACTGCTCTGAAAATGTGAGTGGACTGTATGGAGTGACCCGATCTGACCTGAAGTGGGTTCTTCCCTGGATCTCTAGGTCAGAACATTCCCAAAGCACCTATTGTGTGCCTGCTGCTGGGCTGACCTCTGAGGACACAtgcccctgccccttccctcagATAATAGTCCCCGGGGGACAGAGGAGTGCTCACACTCTTCTTTTTATGTGTCCAGACCTTGTCTTCTAAGTGCAGCTGCAAGCTTTTGGAGGGCAAGGATCAGAGTTGTGACTGCTTTTATGTCCTCTACAGAGCAGGGcacctagtcactcagtcatgttcaactctttgcaaccccatgaacggtagcctgccaggatcctccaggcaggaatactggagtgggttgccatttccttctccaggggatcttcccaacccagggactgaacctgggtctcccatgttgcaggcagattctttaccatctgagccaccagggaacttagTAGGTCCCCAATaggattttctttcattatttcacaAGCCAGAAAAAATTCAGGAGCAAAGTCACTTAAAGGTGTCACTATCCTTTCCAgattggcacatagtagatgctcaataaagacAAATAGTGGCTAGAACCTTCATAGCACTTACTATGTTCCAAGCCCTGTTCTGATCCAGTACCAGCTCAATCCTCTCAACAACTCTAGTGTAGGCATTAGAGCCCCATTTCCCACGTGAGGAAAACAGGCACAGAGAATAAAGTGGCTTCTCAGTGTGGCCCAGCTGAaaagtggtggagctgggattccaACCAGCATCCTGGCAGGTTCCAGAATGAACAGTTAGTTGACACTGTGGAAAGAGCACCAATTTTGGCAGCAAATAGATGTGGACTGACATAACAGCTCCACACAAGGGGACCTGgacttttccttctctgagcttcagtttcctcatctgtaaaataaaagttgtcttgagtaattaaaataatggctATGAAGGGCCtgctttggtttctgccctaTGACAGGAACTCAGGAAGCAGGTGTCCGTGtctccttccctatctcctgagGAGACAGACTCATGGAAGGACATGGGGGTTATGGGTGGAGCAGAGACCTGGGGCCCTCGTCCCGACTGCCACTTACCAGCTGCTGGATGTGGGCCAGGGCCAGGCGTTTGGTGGGGTGGGTCCACAGGCAGAGCTGAGAACATCTCAGTGGGCTTGGGagcgcccttctccagggaagcctgtcctgcCCCAGCACCCCAGTGAAGAGGGACCACTTGTAGGGGTCAGGGCAAGGGTCCCTGGGCCCCCGCACTGGCTGCTCCATCACTGGTTTCCCACCCCACACAGCGGACTGCAGCCCTTGCTGCTGCTCACGCCGAGGGGCCTGCCTCTCAGCCTTCCTGATGCTCCTGCTGACAGCTCTTGCAGCTCTGATCGCCCTGGTCGCCATCCTTGGACCCCCGCCTCGCACGCCAGGTCAGGGCGGGGAAGAGAGAGTGGGTCAGACTTAATGGGAGGGTAGAGGGAACACAGAGCGATGGGGGAAACTGATCCTGCCTGGCTTCTCCACAAAGTGACGTTTGAACAGTTCCTTGGGGTGCATGTACAGATACACACCGACACTGACACGCACACATCTCTGAGCTTCCATGTGCGCACCTGTAGCTTGAGCTACTGAAGGACCCAGCTATGacgccacctcctccaggaagccttccccgcCTGCCTTGTTTAGGAGCCTTGTTTCAGCTCCCAGTGCTCTCACACTTCCTCTCCCTAAGCCCAATCACCCCGAGTGGTGTTGTCTCTCTGCTTGTCTGTCTCCACCACAAACGATGGGGACCTGTCCAGTACATCCCTGAGGCCAGGCAGGCTTCAGCATGAGCCCCAACACCAAATGTGACCTCGTGGAGCTAACAGTTTGCAGAGTGACACGGAGGTTAACCCAATAAGCACTTTAAGGCAGGCTTAGTGGGAGCTCTGAACATCTGGGGAGGGACTCTGGCCAGTCCAGGGGTCAGGATGGGCACCTTGAGAAGTGAATGGCACTGAAGCATGAAGGGAAAGCGGGATTGGTtggtggagggggtggtgggaAAAGCATCCAGGTACAGGGAACAGCATGTGTGGGGTGGGAGGAAATATGAGAAGGTCAGTGGACTCGATGGACAGGGCAGCGGGTAGGGCCGGGGGCCCAGGGCCCAGTGCCTTGAAGGCTGCATTGGGGAAGGAGGTCACCATCTAGAGAGCCATGGGAAGGAATTAGCTGGGAGTGGGATGTCACCAGACCTACCTTTCTGAGAGATATCTCTGTTGCCTAACAGGACGTGCTAAGGGGACTCAGTGAGGATAGGGGTAGAATCCACCCTCGTGCCTGTGCATGGACACTGGGGGTAGATGTGAACACATGAAGAGCTGCCTCCATGCATGCacccgtgtgtctgtgtgtacatgtgtgcaagCAtccatgtgtatgcatatgtttGTATGTGCAGGTacatatctgtgtgtgtttgcccttgtgtgtgcatgtctgtgtttgTGCAAGTGTGTCCAAGCGTGTATGTCTGTgagcagttgtgtgtgtgtgacaatgtGTCTCTGAGAGCCAACACCTCACACTAGCTGAGGCAGTTCCTGGAGATGAGCTGTGATTCACATGCGCACAGACCCACATAAACTCGCCCCCACCTCCAACCCCACAAACGTGTGTCTGAGTGCACAACCCGCAGAGctggacctccaggctcctctgtcagtttCTCTCCCTTAATTCTTTGGAGCAGCCCCAGGGCTGGGTGCTCCATGCAGTGGGACAGAGGGAAGGCTCTCAGAGGGACAGACACTCAGACGGTCCCCACCACTCCTGGGCACTGCAGA
This region includes:
- the LDLRAD1 gene encoding low-density lipoprotein receptor class A domain-containing protein 1 isoform X2, which encodes MSESLTLSRLRRQKLLSLLMGVQTSTASRKSGRALLSHREFWCWSVAVSLQRGKRPGRSRALLPFPLLGRQSGRSLPTGRVQLGEASCPSSSWLPLVTGREPAEFSALPGLETGAGSQRHEQDLPPGGCQWQCCCWKQSPPWRGRPLPVVHVIHSQCPGHLYQQPFAKCISTSDCSPCCCSRRGACLSAFLMLLLTALAALIALVAILGPPPRTPGAQACVTQTNRTGFLCNDRSSCIPASSVCDGVRACAHGEDEEEALCLGRNFLEVKELEPGLAGAVPQSLPGFLVAHCGDPASWIYSDQMCDGINNCGDCSDELSPVTTCPPCGPGWWRCPSAVFRYCSCIPRSLCRDHLQHCFDWSDEYSCPGP
- the LDLRAD1 gene encoding low-density lipoprotein receptor class A domain-containing protein 1 isoform X4 is translated as MSESLTLSRLRRQKLLSLLMGVQTSTASRKSGRALLSHREFWCWSVAVSLQRGKRPGRSRALLPFPLLGRQSGRSLPTGRVQLGEASCPSSSWLPLVTGREPAEFSALPGLETGAGSQRHEQDLPPGGCQWQCCCWKQSPPWRGRPLPVVHVIHSQCPGHLYQQPFAKCISTSDCSPCCCSRRGACLSAFLMLLLTALAALIALVAILGPPPRTPGAQACVTQTNRTGFLCNDRSSCIPASSVCDGVRACAHGEDEEEALCRAVPQSLPGFLVAHCGDPASWIYSDQMCDGINNCGDCSDELSPVTTCPPCGPGWWRCPSAVFRYCSCIPRSLCRDHLQHCFDWSDEYSCPGP
- the LDLRAD1 gene encoding low-density lipoprotein receptor class A domain-containing protein 1 isoform X6, which gives rise to MSESLTLSRLRRQKLLSLLMGVQTSTASRKSGRALLSHREFWCWSVAVSLQRGKRPGRSRALLPFPLLGRQSGRSLPTGRVQLGEASCPSSSWLPLVTGREPAEFSALPGLETGAGSQRHEQDLPPGGCQWQCCCWKQSPPWRGRPLPVVHVIHSQCPGHLYQQPFAKCISTSDCSPCCCSRRGACLSAFLMLLLTALAALIALVAILGPPPRTPGAVPQSLPGFLVAHCGDPASWIYSDQMCDGINNCGDCSDELSPVTTCPPCGPGWWRCPSAVFRYCSCIPRSLCRDHLQHCFDWSDEYSCPGP
- the LDLRAD1 gene encoding low-density lipoprotein receptor class A domain-containing protein 1 isoform X10, with translation MSESLTLSRLRRQKLLSLLMGVQTSTASRKSGRALLSHREFWCWSVAVSLQRGKRPGRSRALLPFPLLGRQSGRSLPTGRVQLGEASCPSSSWLPLVTGREPAEFSALPGLETGAGSQRHEQDLPPGGCQWQCCCWKQSPPWRGRPLPVVHVIHSQCPGHLYQQPFAKCISTSDCSPCCCSRRGACLSAFLMLLLTALAALIALVAILGPPPRTPGLSTQRLLYNLPSSPTGCVLRSPLCRQGT
- the LDLRAD1 gene encoding low-density lipoprotein receptor class A domain-containing protein 1 isoform X8 is translated as MSESLTLSRLRRQKLLSLLMGVQTSTASRKSGRALLSHREFWCWSVAVSLQRGKRPGRSRALLPFPLLGRQSGRSLPTGRVQLGEASCPSSSWLPLVTGREPAEFSALPGLETGAGSQRHEQDLPPGGCQWQCCCWKQSPPWRGRPLPVVHVIHSQCPGHLYQQPFAKCISTSDCSPCCCSRRGACLSAFLMLLLTALAALIALVAILGPPPRTPGAQACVTQTNRTGFLCNDRSSCIPASSVCDGVRACAHGEDEEEALCRDFFTG
- the LDLRAD1 gene encoding low-density lipoprotein receptor class A domain-containing protein 1 isoform X1 codes for the protein MSESLTLSRLRRQKLLSLLMGVQTSTASRKSGRALLSHREFWCWSVAVSLQRGKRPGRSRALLPFPLLGRQSGRSLPTGRVQLGEASCPSSSWLPLVTGREPAEFSALPGLETGAGSQRHEQDLPPGGCQWQCCCWKQSPPWRGRPLPVVHVIHSQCPGHLYQQPFAKCISTSDCSPCCCSRRGACLSAFLMLLLTALAALIALVAILGPPPRTPGAQACVTQTNRTGFLCNDRSSCIPASSVCDGVRACAHGEDEEEALCLGRNFLEVKELEPGLAGGMVLDRCQEGHFWREEQRAVPQSLPGFLVAHCGDPASWIYSDQMCDGINNCGDCSDELSPVTTCPPCGPGWWRCPSAVFRYCSCIPRSLCRDHLQHCFDWSDEYSCPGP
- the LDLRAD1 gene encoding low-density lipoprotein receptor class A domain-containing protein 1 isoform X3, with the translated sequence MSESLTLSRLRRQKLLSLLMGVQTSTASRKSGRALLSHREFWCWSVAVSLQRGKRPGRSRALLPFPLLGRQSGRSLPTGRVQLGEASCPSSSWLPLVTGREPAEFSALPGLETGAGSQRHEQDLPPAHPTFCSLGQGDANGSAAAGSKALPGGEADCSPCCCSRRGACLSAFLMLLLTALAALIALVAILGPPPRTPGAQACVTQTNRTGFLCNDRSSCIPASSVCDGVRACAHGEDEEEALCLGRNFLEVKELEPGLAGGMVLDRCQEGHFWREEQRAVPQSLPGFLVAHCGDPASWIYSDQMCDGINNCGDCSDELSPVTTCPPCGPGWWRCPSAVFRYCSCIPRSLCRDHLQHCFDWSDEYSCPGP
- the LDLRAD1 gene encoding low-density lipoprotein receptor class A domain-containing protein 1 isoform X12 codes for the protein MSESLTLSRLRRQKLLSLLMGVQTSTASRKSGRALLSHREFWCWSVAVSLQRGKRPGRSRALLPFPLLGRQSGRSLPTGRVQLGEASCPSSSWLPLVTGREPAEFSALPGLETGAGSQRHEQDLPPGAVPQSLPGFLVAHCGDPASWIYSDQMCDGINNCGDCSDELSPVTTCPPCGPGWWRCPSAVFRYCSCIPRSLCRDHLQHCFDWSDEYSCPGP